In bacterium, one genomic interval encodes:
- a CDS encoding 2-oxoacid:ferredoxin oxidoreductase subunit beta, giving the protein MATIVEKHKSDVILSYLRPRKKFPSVWCAGCGNGIVMSALIRAIDNLGLNKDEVIMVSGIGCTSRMPVYLDFNSLHTTHGRALAFATGAKFAQPKMKVIVITGDGDALAIGGNHFIHACRRNIDITCILINNYIYGMTGGQGSPTTPAGSFSTTTPYGNAEKAFDACALAQAAGASFVGRQTVHHAPQLEKLIMKAIQHNGFSLVEAMSNCHTYYGRLNKQGDAVSMIKMFKELAVPVTKAKTMTPEELRGKIITGELHEDNVKTEFCDEYQRMVDAMAGRK; this is encoded by the coding sequence ATGGCAACTATCGTCGAAAAACATAAGTCAGATGTCATCCTGTCGTATCTTCGTCCCCGGAAGAAGTTCCCTTCTGTCTGGTGTGCAGGATGCGGCAACGGGATCGTCATGAGCGCCTTGATCCGCGCGATCGATAACCTGGGCCTGAACAAGGACGAGGTGATCATGGTCTCCGGGATCGGCTGTACCAGCCGTATGCCGGTCTATCTTGATTTCAATTCACTGCATACGACGCATGGTCGAGCGCTGGCGTTTGCGACCGGCGCCAAATTCGCCCAGCCTAAAATGAAGGTTATCGTCATCACCGGTGACGGCGACGCGCTCGCGATCGGCGGCAACCATTTCATTCATGCCTGCCGTCGCAACATTGATATCACCTGCATTCTGATCAATAATTACATCTACGGCATGACCGGTGGCCAGGGTTCGCCGACCACGCCGGCTGGTTCGTTCTCGACGACCACACCGTATGGGAACGCCGAAAAGGCCTTTGATGCCTGCGCCCTTGCTCAGGCTGCGGGAGCCTCGTTTGTCGGACGCCAGACGGTGCATCATGCGCCGCAGCTCGAGAAATTGATCATGAAGGCGATTCAACACAACGGCTTCTCGCTGGTTGAAGCTATGTCCAACTGCCATACCTATTACGGACGTCTCAACAAGCAGGGGGATGCGGTTTCCATGATCAAGATGTTCAAGGAGCTGGCTGTGCCAGTGACGAAGGCAAAAACGATGACGCCCGAGGAACTTCGCGGGAAGATCATCACCGGTGAACTGCACGAAGACAATGTCAAAACCGAGTTCTGCGATGAATATCAGCGGATGGTCGATGCAATGGCAGGGAGGAAGTAA
- the sucD gene encoding succinate--CoA ligase subunit alpha has protein sequence MAIFIDKKTKVVVQGITGRDGSFHAEQMKKYGTDVVGGVTPGKGGTKIGSIPVFNTMEEAVKATGANCSVIYVPPAFSVDAIFEAADAGVKLIVCITEGVPANDMMKVLPYLRQKGVRLIGPNCPGLISPELSKVGILPGNIIKKGNVGVVSRSGTLTYEAIWALTQAGMGQTTCVGIGGDQVNGTNFIDCLEAFQADNETKAIVMLGEIGGSDEEMAAEFIKKKVTKPVVSFIAGQTAPPGKRMGHAGAIISGGSGTAKEKIEALNKVGIPVAFSPTEIPILLTELMKKRTKKSTKPAMKKGKSAPKTAKTALKTKKTASKTKIVKKGTKRVALLPKKRK, from the coding sequence ATGGCAATATTCATAGACAAAAAGACGAAAGTGGTGGTCCAGGGGATCACCGGCCGTGATGGTTCCTTCCACGCGGAACAGATGAAGAAGTACGGTACCGATGTTGTCGGCGGAGTTACTCCCGGCAAGGGTGGTACCAAGATCGGATCTATTCCGGTCTTCAATACGATGGAAGAAGCAGTCAAGGCGACCGGCGCCAATTGCTCGGTCATTTATGTTCCGCCGGCGTTCTCGGTTGATGCGATCTTCGAAGCGGCCGATGCCGGTGTAAAGCTGATCGTCTGCATCACCGAAGGTGTTCCAGCCAATGACATGATGAAGGTCCTGCCGTACCTTCGCCAGAAAGGCGTCCGCCTGATCGGACCGAACTGCCCCGGTCTCATTTCGCCTGAGTTGAGCAAAGTTGGTATTCTCCCAGGTAATATCATAAAGAAGGGGAATGTCGGCGTAGTCTCGCGTTCAGGGACCTTGACCTATGAAGCGATCTGGGCGCTGACCCAGGCCGGCATGGGACAGACAACGTGCGTTGGAATTGGCGGTGACCAGGTCAACGGCACTAACTTCATCGACTGCCTCGAGGCTTTCCAGGCGGACAATGAGACCAAGGCGATTGTCATGCTCGGTGAGATAGGTGGTTCCGATGAAGAGATGGCTGCGGAATTCATCAAGAAGAAAGTGACCAAGCCGGTCGTATCATTTATTGCCGGTCAGACAGCACCGCCCGGCAAGCGGATGGGGCATGCCGGAGCTATCATTTCCGGCGGCAGTGGCACTGCAAAAGAGAAGATAGAAGCACTAAACAAGGTTGGCATTCCGGTGGCGTTTTCGCCGACGGAGATACCGATTCTTCTTACCGAATTGATGAAAAAACGTACTAAAAAGTCGACGAAACCTGCTATGAAAAAGGGGAAATCGGCTCCCAAAACGGCGAAGACGGCACTGAAAACGAAAAAAACAGCGTCGAAAACGAAGATTGTGAAAAAAGGGACTAAAAGAGTTGCGCTTCTGCCGAAAAAGCGTAAATAG
- a CDS encoding 2-oxoacid:acceptor oxidoreductase subunit alpha, producing MQGNIACVQGAIYSGMRFFAGYPITPSTELAEGSARELPKIGGRFIQMEDEIASIAAVIAGSITGHKAMTATSGPGFSLMLENIGYAYMTETPCVIVNVQRGGPSTGLPTKVSQSDTMQARWGTHGDYTAIAVAPSSVNDTLTETIRAFNLAERFRTPVTILLDEVLGHMREMVTIPEPGEYQVINRIKPTAPPDQFEPFAMTPNLVSPMPAYGEGYRYNVTGLTHDTMGFSTNRADEIFPKLEKLRNKIENYTDEITKLRVEMMDDAEIAFISYGTVARTSMQAAAIARKAGAKVGSIQLYTIWPFPDKQLIELCARCRKVIVAELNMGQIVHEVRRILPRDIEIHTVQRYDGEILTPLQLLQKVEEVM from the coding sequence ATGCAAGGGAATATCGCCTGCGTTCAAGGGGCGATCTATTCCGGTATGCGCTTCTTTGCCGGATACCCGATCACTCCTTCGACCGAATTGGCCGAAGGGAGTGCGCGTGAACTTCCCAAGATCGGCGGACGATTCATCCAGATGGAAGATGAGATCGCGTCGATCGCCGCGGTGATCGCCGGTTCGATAACCGGCCACAAAGCGATGACCGCAACCTCCGGACCCGGCTTTTCGCTGATGCTTGAAAATATCGGCTACGCGTATATGACGGAAACACCCTGCGTTATCGTCAATGTACAGCGTGGTGGACCATCGACCGGATTACCGACCAAAGTGAGCCAGTCGGATACGATGCAGGCTCGCTGGGGTACGCACGGTGACTATACGGCGATCGCCGTTGCGCCATCGTCGGTCAATGACACTCTGACCGAGACCATTCGCGCTTTCAATCTGGCGGAGCGTTTCCGGACCCCGGTGACGATTCTGCTGGATGAAGTGCTTGGACATATGCGTGAAATGGTCACTATCCCGGAACCGGGCGAGTATCAGGTGATCAATCGGATCAAGCCGACCGCACCGCCCGATCAGTTCGAGCCGTTTGCGATGACCCCTAATCTGGTCTCGCCGATGCCGGCCTACGGCGAGGGATACCGCTACAACGTGACCGGTCTGACTCATGACACCATGGGATTCTCGACCAACCGCGCAGACGAAATTTTCCCGAAGCTGGAGAAGCTGAGAAACAAGATCGAGAATTACACTGACGAGATCACTAAACTGCGCGTCGAGATGATGGATGATGCCGAAATCGCCTTCATTTCGTATGGCACGGTAGCACGTACTTCGATGCAGGCGGCGGCTATTGCCCGCAAGGCGGGAGCAAAAGTTGGCTCGATCCAGCTCTACACGATCTGGCCATTCCCTGACAAACAGCTGATCGAACTCTGCGCCCGTTGTCGCAAGGTGATTGTAGCAGAGCTGAATATGGGGCAGATCGTGCACGAGGTTCGTCGCATCCTGCCGCGCGATATTGAGATCCACACGGTGCAACGATATGATGGAGAGATCCTGACGCCGCTTCAGTTGCTCCAGAAAGTGGAAGAGGTGATGTAA
- a CDS encoding 4Fe-4S binding protein, whose translation MADEPIGATPAAGKKPVKNKFDYTDGPAPLNINLSWCKACNICIAFCPTQVFEPDRDGKPVLARPADCIQCAICWEHCPDFAITSNYK comes from the coding sequence ATGGCTGATGAACCAATCGGAGCGACACCGGCCGCCGGTAAAAAGCCGGTGAAGAACAAGTTCGATTATACGGACGGTCCGGCTCCGCTCAATATCAATCTGTCGTGGTGCAAGGCGTGCAATATCTGTATCGCTTTCTGTCCCACGCAGGTATTTGAACCCGACCGCGACGGCAAACCAGTGCTCGCCCGTCCGGCCGATTGTATTCAATGCGCGATCTGCTGGGAGCATTGCCCCGATTTCGCCATAACCTCGAATTATAAGTGA